The window ttgttgttttgagtaGGCTATTGTAAACTGGATCCCGTTCTACATACGCCGGTACAGTCGGTGGCGGTATGCACCTATAAATTGGTATTGCAATCCGCCAATAAACGcaaggaagaagaagacggagacgacgaagaagaagaagaaagggaggaaagaaaaaatggcTTCACCTGCTGGTTGTGAACACTACACGCGCAGCTGCTTATTGAAAGTGAGTTAACTTTGTAAACGTAATTTTTATTTGCCTTACTAATACACGGAGGTATGTAAGTACTGAATATGTCGCACTTTAAGTAGCTATAACGCTATAATACAGCTATGAGAACGTCTCACAGCTAACGTTACTTAACCCAGCTAACGCTAGTAAGTATCTGCAGCAATACTGTTATACACAGTCAGTTTCATATATGTCGTATATataaggtgctatataaataaatttgccATGCCTTGTCTATGTATCTTACGTGATAACTTAGCGGCGTGACGAGCTCATGGTATATCATATGAGCTCATCTTTCTGTTGATTGAGGTTCATCATCGACGTGTCAGTCATACATGCCGGATCTGTCTTAATGCTGCATTAGTGGACTGAAACGTTCATTTTACTGTTCTGTAAACCTCGACGTTTGCTAAAGCAAGGAATTTGCAACTTAGTAATGAAGCTCCCTTAAatgacaggttcacagtttttcaagtctgtcttaaaacaacagtcaggatgccaaatgaacattgaaacaggtttttcttgatgtaatcattcttcctgttcatactggttattagatcccttcataatgcacttacaatgtaagttatgggggacaaaatccacagtcctcctcctgtgcagtaatgtatttaaaactttatctgaagctaatatgaagcttaatttattcaaatgagtcaaatcaagtagatatctttcaacattatagtctttttagtgccaaagtctctctttttgttactatacttccaccacagctaaacagggaaacactgtccgaggaaacacaaagagagaatttgatgctaaaaagactgtaaatgtggcagatattcacttgatatgactaactcagattgctgaagcctcatataagcttcaaatcaccttttaaatgcatttttgcacaaaatgactgtgtggacacactgtggatttttgccccatcacttacattgaaaacacatttgaaggggatttttaatagtcagtatgaacaggaggaatgattacagtgaggaaaacctctctTACTGTTcgtatggacacctgactgttgttttaagattcTTACCATAACCTGTGATGTAAGTTTAACCACCCACCTCCAAGTGTCCTGTGTAATCACATGTTTCTGTGTGCTGCAGGCACCTTGTTGTGGTAAACTGTACGTGTGTCGGCTGTGCCATGATGCAGAGGAGAACCACCAGATGGATCGATTCAAAGTCAGAGAGGTGCAGTGCTCTTCGTGTGAGACAGTACAACAGGTAACTCTAGAGGAGCCACTGTGCATTGTTTTTGTGCGTGTCTTGTTAACCAAtaatgaggaaaaagaaactGTTCTAATGTTGGCTCTCACTCTTCTAGGCACAGCAGACTTGCCAAGAGTGCCACATGCAGTTTGGGGAGTATTACTGTGATATTTGCCACTTGTTTGACAAGGATAAGAAACAGTATCACTGTCAACCCTGTGGAATATGCAGGTGAGTAAGAACAACGTTTACATATTTTAGATACCTCTTAAATAAACAAACGTCTGTTTAATTACTATATGACCTTAGTACATAAGATACTAACAAtgataaagatattttaaatttactttaaaaatgtcatttactTGCAACAGTGAGCAAAATTTAAGTATCAAAGACTAAAGTAgatgtatgtgttgtttttaaggtctcaatattattttttagcatttttataCTACATGTATGTTTATACGTCAGTGCCAGTGCCGATGCAAAAAAACTGGGGAACAATTTTacaatgtactgtatctgtgaTATTCCACCgatgactttttattttaattttgtaataGTGAAATGGTATCAAAAGTCCCTTTTGATGTCTTCACAATTGTCATATTCCTCCTCATTtctcttttatcatttaaatactTAGATAcgcaaaaaaaaatgatgttcatgagtgtttttttgtttgtttgttttgttatgttttgctTCAGTGCATCAAACTCACTCACACGAGTATTGGTGTGTTGTCCTCCTAACATactgtaattttatattttaatcatgCATGAGTTGTTTGTCATCTGTATCTGTAACCCTCCATCCTGACCCTTACAGGATTGGGCCCAGGGAGAAGTATTTCCACTGTGAGAAGTGCAATCTGTGTTTAGCGCAGGATCTGCGGGGAAACCACAAGGTGATCATTAACTCATAGCTGTTTCTCACTCACCCAAATCGTATGTATCATTTTATGATGAGCGAATATCAGTATCATCACTGCTtctgtttaactttttttttttttttctatctttcagtgtgttgaaaatgtttcaaggCAGAACTGCCCAGTGTGTATGGAGGTAATGAAAGATATAAAATGCATGGTATATGGATATAAAAAAGGCATGGGATGGAGGGGGATGTTGGACTTTAAAGTTATTATTTACTGTCTTTCAAatttgacatgatttttttgtaattacagGACATTCACACTTCTAGAATTGGAGCACATGTTCTTCCATGCGGCCATCTTCTACATAAGTATGACTCATTATTGTCTACACACCATCAATGTGTGGTTGGGGAATTTAATTGGGCTTATTTTGCTACTGTGCAAGATTTGTATCTATCCCAACTTTAATTATACTTATTGTAATTATACTAAAAACAGATTGATTACTCGGTATCCTGTGTAAAATTGGTTATTAGAACCATGAAGAGAGGACAGTTGAAAAGATTCTTGATAGAGGCAAATACATCAACGTGATGTTTTTAAGCCCTACATGATTGTTACATATTTTACTAGTTTACCTTTTGTTAGTTATCATCGTTCAAGCACTGTTACGGTATAAAGGTACCAATGATTCTGTTTGTTCACATTTTCTGCAGGACCTGCTTTGATGACATGATCAGAACTGGGTATGTCCAATGAGTTTTTTTTGCTTGGTAATTGTTTAGTCGAGTAAAAGAAAGTCTTGTTCTAGGacagtgtttttgatttttgtttgacATAAAGATTTCATTCATTGTTGAAACAATTCAGTCCTGCATAGATGAGTCCCTCCActgaatgtactgtactgtCTCCTTATTTGTTGTAGTGCGTATCGCTGCCCTCTTTGTATGCATTCTGCCTGGCAGATGGAGGACCACTGGGATGAGATAGACAAAGAGATCGCCCAGTCACCGATGCCCACTGAATACCAGGGTGCTACTGTCAAAGTAAGACCTCAGTAATGCAACAAAATTCACAAGTAAttaagaataatttaaaaagtaagGTTTAACCAGTGATCGAGTAGTACAGTTAATTAAAAATTGACCTCAATGACTGTTATGAGTAATTGTCCCATTAGTTGTCTTTATTTGTAATCCATTACTTTTGTTTTGCCTGGTTATAGATTATATGTAATGACTGCCAAGCTCACTGCACAGTGCCTTTCCATGTCCTGGGGATGAAGTGCAGTGGCTGCGGCTCCTACAACACAGCACAGGATGGAGGACTCATCCAACCGCCTCCACAACAGCAGACAGAGCTGGACAATGAGAATGAggcagaaacagacacagagtcAGAGCAGCAAGAGCAACCTGCCacataatgataaataatacatttaatttgtaccacacttttcattcatagtgaaactcaaagtgctacagtattaataacatagaacacacgACATACAACATTACCAGTACATGACGTTGACATctattattttagatatttgGCTGGTGCACTTAGTTGTAGTAGGGTACACTGACTGTAACAGTATGAGCCAGTATTCCTAGATTGTACACGTTACAAAAAATCAATCTATTTTCTGTACCTGCTTGTACTCTACAGGGCTGGAGGGGGCTGGAGCCTCTCGCAGCATCCACTGGGCGAGATGCAGAGTACATCATAGACATGTTGTCACTCTATCACAGGACTTAACACTCATACACCTacaggcaatttagagtcaTGTCTATCTGACATGCATGTCTTGGGGTTGTGGGAAGACCCCCTGCAGATGCTGGGAGAACTTGCAGACTCCACACTTTATGCCCCGGCCAAGTGTCTGATTCAAACCCAGGACAGTTTTTCTGAGGAGTGACAGTCTAACCACTGAGCTTCCTCGTGCCACCATGATGAAGAAATGAGCAGGGTAACTACTTCAGCTGCTGGTGTTTTGAGGCTGTGACTACTTTCTGTTGAGTTCAGGGGGTCGTGCCATATGTCCTACTTAAAAGTTCTCAATAAAAGATTGTGTGAATAAAGGTGTCTACTTATACTTTATCTACCTTTGACACAGCATcagttttgaaaaaatgtgtagGACACAAATGAAAATTAAGACCTCAGCCAAAAGAGAAGACCATGTTAACAATGCAGAAAGTCTGTACATGAACTGTAAATGACATCCTAGAGGCACAAGGCAGTGTTTTGGTGATAACTGCAGAAACAGAACTGTACAttgaaataaatacagtaataagtaaataatacagaaaatgtttctTAAAGACCAAGTGAACAGGTCAGTAGGAATGTAGGATAAGTAAAAGTGGGAGGCACACATGGAGTAattgaaagaaaacaacaacaaaaattcaCATGGCAtttgtgtaaaaacaaactgcaaaagGTGCAGATGTTGCTAGTCCACATGTGAACTATCCTCAGTACATTTACACCACTAGCACCATTGTTTCAAAAAATTAAACATAGCATTTTTCTCAATTTGATTTCTCATATTTTAAGTTGATAATCTTTGATCAGAAATGTATGCTACAAGTGATGACATTTGTAAAATTTCTGTCTCATTTTATGTCAAATTTGTGTCTAAAGGCACAAGTAATTATCTAAATGGAAACAAAAGGGCCCCTCCCTCAAAATTCAAAGCACAAGATCAGACCTTGCAGGTCTTtaaatttttgtcttttaaaccTGTCACATTATGACAAGCTgagaaatattcaaaataattatttttcactGAGAAGTCAAATAATCctgttatgtacagtatatgaatgCACCTGTAATTTATATGGTGGAAAAGCTGCTGACTGGGCCGTTGACCAGCTTATCTTCTAAAGCCAGTTAAGGAGATGACAGTTTGGTCTAACATTTTGCATTGGGAATGTGTTCTTAGCCTATTTTAACAAACTGAtttaacattataacattaACTATAACTGCTACACAAGAACCACATTGAGTATTACCTCCTCATTTAGTCCTAAAATTATACAGTTACAACATGCTGTACCTACCGTAGTTTCTGTTGAGCTGCTGTAACAAATGCTTAAAAAGCTCCAGAATcgtgttttttttacatctttgttACTGTACTCGCAGGTGTAATGTTTGGCTACTTTTACAATGgtggcaataaaaaacataattttactaAACAATTTTGTATTATCTTGTCTTGTGAACTATTCAGTTCATTCAATCCTCATTCATGATTTGAAGATATGAATGtttaatcacattttcattttcaactgctaatatgaatacatttgaaGTGTTGTTAGTTAAGGTGTCAATTCATTTGATACATTAGTGCAAAATCAAACTAATAAGCACCTTAAGAGGACTAAGTATTCCAACATTAGACCAAAATTGAAATGATTCCCAACCACTaagaatgtgtgaaaacaaaagaataaaacactaaaatcgTGTAAAAGATATTAGTGGAtaacatttgtttaatttctgttcagttttttgcTATTAGGGTCAAATGCTATCTCCTCTAGGTGGATCTAACTCAGGGGTCAGGAACTGGCAAttgaaacaaacaggaacacTGGTCAAGTCTTGGGTGGTTCCGATGGGGATTGGCATGGGAGGGGCTGGAGAGGATGGTGGACGTGTTGGTTTGATGTGTGGAGGAAAGGGTGGAGTGGCTCCCTGGGGGATTCTTTGGTATGTGGTGGAGGTGACTTGTGGTTGATTTGTGCCACCAATATCTATAACAGTGTCAGTTTCTGCAAGGCCTGGGTGTAGTGAGCCCTCAGTGTCTTCAACACATACAGTGTCAGCGTTAACTGCAGGCATATCCTGAGCAATGTCTACACACAGGGCGGTGTGTGAAGGGTCATCTGGCATGAGCTGTAAAGCGTCAATGTCAGTGGAGGTTTGTGGGTCTTCAGGGTCTGGCAGGGCTGAAGTATCGAGCATGGTTGGAGAAGGTTCTGAGTCTGCAGAGGGGAGTAGAGCAGGGGTATCCGTTGGGTCGGTCTCCTCCATAGAATTAGACATATCTGTCTCTTTCAATGCTGGTTGCAGGGGTTCCTGTGAAGGTTTAGCATGAGTCACAGTCTCCTCTGATGAACTGGACTCACTGGACTCTGATAGCATGGATGAATCCTCACTCTCATTTAGACAGACCTAGTGTTGTAACAGGGAATGTTATAAGCATTGAAACAAGTCCTCTTAGTCTGCTTTACAATTGGAATAAGTTAGTTGCAGAACAGTAGAGCTACTTACTGGTTTAGACATTGCTACAGTCACCATGAGGACAGCACAAAGTGTAGCCCTTAGAATAGCCATTGCTGTCTTTCCTGTATTTgctgaaacaaataaattataaacACCATATTGGTtaattgaaattgttttttatacTAGAATGAAGCATCAGTTCATTAAACATATGTACATCTTACATTATAAGTTTGTCATGAAAACTAAATACACTGTTAAGCACTACTGAAGATAGTAGAATATTCAAgctatattatttttaaatgatacaGTATTCCAGCTTTAAAACTTACTGTAATAGTTTGAGTATCCACTTCTTCCTCCACACCATAGAGATCTGCCAGACTAATTCTGAAACGTCTCAACTCCGACAAAAGCTGCAGAGAAGCCGAGTTAGACATCTTCTTATATGGCTTTTGATCTGTGTGGGTAGAATATGGCAGTAATTCATCATCCGGTTTATGTTCATAgcaatacaatataaaatagaCACTCAAGCTGTGAATCACTAACAATTAAAACTTAACCCCAGACACAGTAAAATTAGAGAGtgctaaaacaataaaacaataagagAATAAGCAAACCAGAAGTTCCTATtcataaacaacataaacatgttttttgtggttttgatgtAAACAATAGGAAGAATGTGGTTGAGACACTAAATCA of the Thunnus maccoyii chromosome 9, fThuMac1.1, whole genome shotgun sequence genome contains:
- the LOC121904656 gene encoding cell surface glycoprotein 1-like — translated: MAILRATLCAVLMVTVAMSKPVCLNESEDSSMLSESSESSSSEETVTHAKPSQEPLQPALKETDMSNSMEETDPTDTPALLPSADSEPSPTMLDTSALPDPEDPQTSTDIDALQLMPDDPSHTALCVDIAQDMPAVNADTVCVEDTEGSLHPGLAETDTVIDIGGTNQPQVTSTTYQRIPQGATPPFPPHIKPTRPPSSPAPPMPIPIGTTQDLTSVPVCFNCQFLTPELDPPRGDSI
- the rchy1 gene encoding RING finger and CHY zinc finger domain-containing protein 1; protein product: MHCVKYNEERVMLQQRVREAKQGWDLEGILGTSGYKAIVNWIPFYIRRYSRWRYAPINWYCNPPINARKKKTETTKKKKKGRKEKMASPAGCEHYTRSCLLKAPCCGKLYVCRLCHDAEENHQMDRFKVREVQCSSCETVQQAQQTCQECHMQFGEYYCDICHLFDKDKKQYHCQPCGICRIGPREKYFHCEKCNLCLAQDLRGNHKCVENVSRQNCPVCMEDIHTSRIGAHVLPCGHLLHKTCFDDMIRTGAYRCPLCMHSAWQMEDHWDEIDKEIAQSPMPTEYQGATVKIICNDCQAHCTVPFHVLGMKCSGCGSYNTAQDGGLIQPPPQQQTELDNENEAETDTEAGGGWSLSQHPLGEMQSTS